A genomic window from Osmia bicornis bicornis chromosome 6, iOsmBic2.1, whole genome shotgun sequence includes:
- the LOC114874459 gene encoding immunoglobulin-binding protein 1: protein MSSENSSELVHDVKDSATLSELFDKAFEMFNDLNKTTEPTNSSKVQSDVKRTMKMLEDATKLVSIVDMFSGNESFEEVATENIKYFLLPAFLGTLATKICNSDNRMNIVNVAEIYFVDFLKRAKAYGLTDIEIPEIKSESEKESTSGRVRTNAELITEMVNRRNTKLQRYKEQKELELRLETLKANLSNPNIDDEAKREYFVTLIKLYVNLTIDELSSLAAEKPILEHMKRMSKSETMSDQAIMKHKPTPHKLQPIIITRDEMQKKVYGAGYPSLPILTVQEFYDQRIKDGDWPDPSQQQQNSKCLQNVVNTGATGSEEDDIKKEGMIDADDPDTLRQLRAMDEYKDTHRRGWGNRANRS from the exons ATGTCATCAGAAAATTCATCCGAATTGGTACACGATGTAAAAGATAGCGCAACGCTGTCAGAATTATTTGACAAAGCATTCGAAATGTTTAACGATCTTAATAAAACAACCGAACCTACAAACAGTTCAAAAGTTCAG TCTGACGTCAAGAGAACCATGAAAATGTTGGAAGACGCGACAAAACTCGTCTCCATAGTCGACATGTTTAGCGGAAACGAAAGTTTCGAAGAAGTGGCTACAGAAAACATCAAGTATTTCTTATTGCCAGCTTTCCTTGGTACGCTGGCTACAAAAATTTGTAACTCGGATAACCGGATGAATATCGTTAACGTTGctgaaatatattttgtgGACTTTTTGAAACGCGCTAAAGCTTACGGATTAACCGACATCGAGATACCAGAAattaaatcagaatcagaGAAAGAAAGCACTTCTGGAAGAGTTCGAACGAACGCGGAATTAATTACAGAAATG GTAAACCGAAGAAACACGAAACTACAGAGATACAAGGAGCAGAAGGAATTGGAATTGCGTTTAGAAACTCTGAAAGCAAACTTGTCGAATCCGAATATAGATGACGAAGCTAAGAGAGAATATTTTGTAACTCTTATAAAATTGTATGTAAATCTAACAATAGATGAATTGAGCTCGCTGGCTGCGGAGAAACCGATACTGGAACACATGAAGAGAATGTCGAAATCTGAAACTATGTCTGATCAAGCTATAATGAAGCATAAACCAACGCCTCACAAATTACAGCCGATCATAATTACCCGAGACGAAATGCAGAAGAAAGTATATGGAGCTGGTTATCCTAGTTTACCTATTCTCACTGTTCAAGAATTTTATGATCAACGCATAAAAGACGGAGA TTGGCCAGATCCTTctcaacaacaacaaaattcCAAATGTTTACAAAACGTTGTAAATACCGGTGCAACTGGCAGCGAGGAGGACGATATTAAAAAGGAAGGAATGATAGATGCAGATGATCCAGATACATTGAGGCAATTACGCGCTATGGATGAGTATAAAGACACGCATAGAAGAGGATGGGGCAATCGCGCTAACAGAAGTTGA
- the LOC114874475 gene encoding zinc transporter 2-like isoform X2 translates to MDDEKIKLFKDKAIYGYGTSIPPNNNEVEENDVTSRKVIFCVHGKLSGCCTVVKGASIDENGIGDLQKSSSTVPEDHCHRERNEEIDKKARKKLLLASALCVIFMIAEIVGGIWSNSLAIATDAAHLLTDFASFMISLFSIWVASRPATRKMPFGWYRAEVIGALTSVLLIWIVTGILFYLAVERIIHKDFELNVTVMLITSAIGVAINLVMGLSLHQHGHTHGHGHEHDSHKANNVENGKIGEDFHHDKKNINVRAAFIHVVGDFIQSVGVLIAALVIYFKPNWNIVDPICTFLFSILVMLTTVAIIKDVMNVLMEGIPKGFEYSQVESTFMQIEGVVKVHNLRIWALSLDKTALSAHLAIKPGTSPQDILRTATRNIHDKYKFFEMTLQIEEFDERMENCKQCKALSQ, encoded by the exons ATGGACGACGAGAAAATCAAGCT ATTCAAGGACAAGGCTATATATGGGTACGGGACGAGCATACCACCGAATAACAACGAGGTCGAGGAGAACGACGTGACCTCTAGAAAAGTAATCTTCTGCGTCCACGGGAAACTATCGGGTTGTTGCACGGTCGTGAAGGGCGCGTCGATCGACGAGAATGGAATCGGCGATCTCCAAAAAAGTTCTTCCa CCGTACCGGAAGATCATTGCCATAGAGAAAGAAACGAGGAGATCGATAAAAAGGCAAGAAAGAAATTACTGCTTGCTAGCGCGCTATGCGTAATTTTTATGATAGCAGAAATCGTAG GTGGTATATGGTCAAACAGTTTGGCGATCGCGACGGACGCAGCGCATCTGTTAACCGATTTCGCGTCGTTCATGATCTCCCTGTTCTCGATATGGGTTGCGAGCAGACCAGCGACACGGAAGATGCCTTTTGGCTGGTACAGAGCGGAA GTAATAGGTGCTTTGACTTCGGTTCTACTCATATGGATAGTGACTGGAATCCTTTTTTATCTGGCAGTCGAGAGGATAATCCACAAAGACTTCGAATTGAATGTCACTGTCATGTTGATCACCTCTGCCATTGGCGTTGCGATCAATCTAGT AATGGGTTTGTCGTTGCACCAACATGGTCACACGCATGGGCATGGACACGAACACGATTCGCACAAAGCGAACAAcgtggaaaatggaaaaattggcGAAGATTTTCATCacgataagaaaaatattaatgtacGCGCTGCCTTTATCCACGTTGTAGGGGATTTCATTCAGAGCGTAGGAGTGCTGATTGCAGCGTTAGTTATTTACTTCAAG CCAAATTGGAACATAGTCGATCCAATTTGcacctttttattttcgatACTGGTGATGCTAACCACAGTGGCAATAATCAAAGATGTGATGAACGTTTTAATGGAAGGAATTCCAAAGGGATTCGAGTATTCCCAGGTGGAGAGTACGTTTATGCAAATCGAGGGTGTGGTCAAGGTGCACAATCTTCGTATCTGGGCGCTCTCGTTGGATAAAACAGCGCTTTCTGCTCATCTCGCGATAA AACCAGGGACAAGTCCTCAAGATATACTACGCACTGCAACGAGAAATATTCATGACAAGtacaaattttttgaaatgaCCCTCCAGATAGAGGAATTCGACGAACGAATGGAAAACTGCAAACAGTGTAAGGCGTTGTcacaataa
- the LOC114874475 gene encoding zinc transporter 2-like isoform X1, translated as MEEVIRDDRMSFKDKAIYGYGTSIPPNNNEVEENDVTSRKVIFCVHGKLSGCCTVVKGASIDENGIGDLQKSSSTVPEDHCHRERNEEIDKKARKKLLLASALCVIFMIAEIVGGIWSNSLAIATDAAHLLTDFASFMISLFSIWVASRPATRKMPFGWYRAEVIGALTSVLLIWIVTGILFYLAVERIIHKDFELNVTVMLITSAIGVAINLVMGLSLHQHGHTHGHGHEHDSHKANNVENGKIGEDFHHDKKNINVRAAFIHVVGDFIQSVGVLIAALVIYFKPNWNIVDPICTFLFSILVMLTTVAIIKDVMNVLMEGIPKGFEYSQVESTFMQIEGVVKVHNLRIWALSLDKTALSAHLAIKPGTSPQDILRTATRNIHDKYKFFEMTLQIEEFDERMENCKQCKALSQ; from the exons ATTCAAGGACAAGGCTATATATGGGTACGGGACGAGCATACCACCGAATAACAACGAGGTCGAGGAGAACGACGTGACCTCTAGAAAAGTAATCTTCTGCGTCCACGGGAAACTATCGGGTTGTTGCACGGTCGTGAAGGGCGCGTCGATCGACGAGAATGGAATCGGCGATCTCCAAAAAAGTTCTTCCa CCGTACCGGAAGATCATTGCCATAGAGAAAGAAACGAGGAGATCGATAAAAAGGCAAGAAAGAAATTACTGCTTGCTAGCGCGCTATGCGTAATTTTTATGATAGCAGAAATCGTAG GTGGTATATGGTCAAACAGTTTGGCGATCGCGACGGACGCAGCGCATCTGTTAACCGATTTCGCGTCGTTCATGATCTCCCTGTTCTCGATATGGGTTGCGAGCAGACCAGCGACACGGAAGATGCCTTTTGGCTGGTACAGAGCGGAA GTAATAGGTGCTTTGACTTCGGTTCTACTCATATGGATAGTGACTGGAATCCTTTTTTATCTGGCAGTCGAGAGGATAATCCACAAAGACTTCGAATTGAATGTCACTGTCATGTTGATCACCTCTGCCATTGGCGTTGCGATCAATCTAGT AATGGGTTTGTCGTTGCACCAACATGGTCACACGCATGGGCATGGACACGAACACGATTCGCACAAAGCGAACAAcgtggaaaatggaaaaattggcGAAGATTTTCATCacgataagaaaaatattaatgtacGCGCTGCCTTTATCCACGTTGTAGGGGATTTCATTCAGAGCGTAGGAGTGCTGATTGCAGCGTTAGTTATTTACTTCAAG CCAAATTGGAACATAGTCGATCCAATTTGcacctttttattttcgatACTGGTGATGCTAACCACAGTGGCAATAATCAAAGATGTGATGAACGTTTTAATGGAAGGAATTCCAAAGGGATTCGAGTATTCCCAGGTGGAGAGTACGTTTATGCAAATCGAGGGTGTGGTCAAGGTGCACAATCTTCGTATCTGGGCGCTCTCGTTGGATAAAACAGCGCTTTCTGCTCATCTCGCGATAA AACCAGGGACAAGTCCTCAAGATATACTACGCACTGCAACGAGAAATATTCATGACAAGtacaaattttttgaaatgaCCCTCCAGATAGAGGAATTCGACGAACGAATGGAAAACTGCAAACAGTGTAAGGCGTTGTcacaataa